In the Malania oleifera isolate guangnan ecotype guangnan chromosome 1, ASM2987363v1, whole genome shotgun sequence genome, one interval contains:
- the LOC131153731 gene encoding dof zinc finger protein DOF5.7: MMSPENNPTKLPSGREEAQGSGGRKTAPLRPPEQGLNCPRCDSPNTKFCYYNNYSLSQPRHFCKTCRRYWTKGGALRNVPIGGGCRKNKKMKSSSKLPGDSREYSSETGGLKLFHGLSPSVDFQLGGLSPFPRLNQSTPSAVNYNNLSSFGDINVNGSSVGIEQMGSSAPLMGLTYNPLPSFGHSTDQIQMCSMNAHSSLASSIESLSCINQDMHWKLQQQRLGVMLFGSDADNNNNNNNTNNNDLRDVEESRHTQKPQPIFFQNLEISKPAEVSAAGINSSRREGASGVEWFFDGSSYGPVAAAVPSTSSGGEAGGAAGNHGSGNWNGIQAWSDLQQYSGLP, encoded by the coding sequence ATGATGTCGCCAGAAAACAACCCGACAAAGCTGCCGTCCGGCCGAGAAGAGGCCCAGGGCTCCGGCGGCAGGAAAACGGCGCCGCTGAGGCCGCCGGAGCAGGGCCTCAACTGCCCCCGGTGCGACTCGCCGAACACCAAGTTCTGCTACTACAACAATTACAGCCTCTCGCAGCCGAGGCACTTCTGCAAGACCTGCCGGAGGTACTGGACCAAAGGGGGAGCTCTCCGGAACGTCCCCATCGGGGGCGGATGCCGGAAAAATAAGAAGATGAAGTCGAGCTCCAAGCTTCCCGGCGACTCCAGGGAGTACTCGTCGGAGACGGGCGGGCTGAAATTATTCCACGGCCTGTCCCCGTCCGTCGATTTCCAACTCGGTGGGCTTTCCCCCTTCCCCAGGCTCAATCAATCGACACCTTCTGCTGTTAATTACAACAATCTTTCTTCGTTCGGTGACATTAATGTTAATGGTTCATCTGTCGGCATAGAGCAGATGGGGAGCTCTGCCCCTTTAATGGGGTTGACCTATAATCCTCTACCTTCATTCGGCCATAGCACTGATCAAATTCAAATGTGTTCGATGAATGCTCACAGTAGCCTTGCTTCGTCGATCGAGTCCTTGAGTTGTATCAACCAAGACATGCACTGGAAATTGCAGCAGCAGAGGCTGGGCGTCATGCTTTTTGGTTCAGATGCtgataacaataacaacaataataatactaataataatgatctGAGAGATGTTGAAGAAAGCCGGCATACCCAGAAACCCCAGCCCATCTTTTTTCAGAATCTGGAAATTTCAAAGCCAGCTGAGGTTTCTGCTGCTGGGATTAATTCATCAAGGAGGGAGGGTGCAAGTGGCGTCGAGTGGTTCTTCGATGGCAGCTCTTACGGCCCAGTAGCAGCGGCAGTTCCGTCCACCAGTAGCGGTGGCGAGGCCGGTGGCGCCGCGGGCAACCACGGCAGCGGGAACTGGAATGGGATTCAAGCGTGGAGTGATTTGCAGCAGTATAGTGGGCTGCCATAG